From one Lolium rigidum isolate FL_2022 chromosome 4, APGP_CSIRO_Lrig_0.1, whole genome shotgun sequence genomic stretch:
- the LOC124646650 gene encoding coleoptile phototropism protein 1-like: MKPPSPAQCPSSPSPSATAEPAGAHYCSPDPRRSSAAITGTPPRVAGDPTSAHYSSPNPRRTSAATAGTPSRGASDDACVVINDVDAFARTIAAIRSKPPADSSPSSSDHLASVLSHYAARWLPDVVASSPSGRFLPPPESPTATWLKKRLLLESLVAALPPDDGDDRDDGIACDFLLRLLRAGSMVGADAALLGDLEARAARRLDQASLGAVMIPAFGNGGTTARDHHHHRAATTTLLDVHLVLRLVRGFLREGAKAGGGGAAAARVAKLVDAYLAEAALEAGLRPAEFEELARAVPAHARAADDGLYRAVDTYLKAHPQASKEERRSLCRVIDARKLSAEAAAHAVQNDRLPVRCVVQVLFSEHGSKLSRLADWSGSFRSLQSRSPAALDLSSAAAAAARCPSKREVVSQHQEMRRLREDVARLQVQCHALQAQVERLGSERRRRGLFKWGAFLFGGGIGADAARVDDSDSGMERTPLSGTKKARAAAAAAGSVPVTGTPTVARWRRSHS; the protein is encoded by the exons ATGAAGCCTCCGTCGCCAGCCCAATGCCCCAGCTCTCCGTCCCCGTCCGCCACCGCCGAACCTGCCGGCGCTCATTATTGCTCGCCGGACCCACGGCGCTCATCCGCTGCCATCACCGGCACGCCCCCGCGCGTTGCCGGCGATCCTACGAGCGCCCACTATTCCTCACCGAACCcacgccgcacctccgccgccaccgccggcacgcCTTCGCGTGGCGCCAGCGACGACGCGTGCGTCGTCATCAACGACGTCGACGCCTTTGCGcgcaccatcgccgccatccggtCCAAGCCCCCGGCGGACAGTTCGCCGTCCTCCTCTGACCACCTCGCGTCCGTGCTATCCCACTACGCGGCAAGGTGGCTCCCGGACGTCGTCGCGTCGTCCCCTTCAGGGCGCTTCCTGCcgccaccggagagccccaccGCCACGTGGCTCAAGAAGCGGCTCCTCCTCGAGTCCCTCGTCGCCGCGCTCCCgcccgatgacggcgacgacagggacgacggCATCGCGTGCGActtcctcctccgcctgctcCGCGCGGGGAGCATGGTGGGCGCCGACGCGGCGCTTCTGGGCGACCTCGAGGCCCGCGCCGCGCGGCGGCTCGACCAGGCGTCGCTGGGCGCCGTCATGATCCCGGCGTTCGGCAACGGAGGCACCACCGcccgcgaccaccaccaccaccgggcggcgacgacgacgcttcTGGACGTGCACCTCGTGCTCCGGCTGGTGCGCGGGTTCCTGCGGGAGGGCGccaaggcgggcggcggcggagcggcggccgCCAGGGTGGCGAAGCTGGTGGACGCGTACCTCGCCGAGGCGGCGCTGGAGGCCGGGCTGCGGCCGGCGGAGTTCGAGGAGCTCGCGCGCGCCGTGCCGGCGCACGCACGCGCCGCCGACGACGGGCTGTACCGCGCCGTCGACACCTACCTCAAG GCGCACCCGCAGGCGAGCAAGGAGGAGCGGCGGTCGCTGTGCCGGGTGATCGACGCGCGCAAGctgtcggcggaggcggcggcgcacgccgtGCAGAACGACCGCCTGCCGGTGCGTTGCGTGGTCCAGGTGCTCTTCTCGGAGCACGGCAGCAAGCTCAGCCGCCTCGCAGACTGGAGCGGCTCCTTTCGGTCCCTGCAGAGCAGGAGCCCCGCCGCCCTCGACCTCTcttccgcggccgccgccgccgcccggtgcCCCTCCAAGCGAGAGGTCGTCTCGCAGCACCAGGAAATGCGCCGCCTCCGCGAGGACGTCGCCAGGCTCCAG GTGCAGTGCCACGCGCTGCAGGCGCAGGTGGAGCGGCTGGGCtccgagaggcggcggcgggggctgtTCAAGTGGGGCGCCTTCCTGTTCGGCGGCGGCATAGGCGCGGACGCGGCGAGGGTGGACGACTCCGACAGCGGCATGGAGAGGACGCCGCTCAGCGGGACCAAGaaggcccgcgccgccgctgccgccgcggggTCGGTGCCGGTGACGGGCACGCCGACGGTGGCCAGGTGGCGCAGGTCGCACTCCTGA